A single genomic interval of Lucilia cuprina isolate Lc7/37 chromosome 2, ASM2204524v1, whole genome shotgun sequence harbors:
- the LOC111688669 gene encoding protein phosphatase PHLPP-like protein, translated as MIKATKILKKPSADFYKSKLKMKTNEKLDQQQQPVNGSSDSSDQQQPLKSFSLKGNQLSGSILIGNYNYLTQLEVSENEMEVLDLSSLAQLETLKCSHNKLLELMLNGSNITSLIADSNCLHSIKISPIPSKIYHVDISNNYFTELPKWLNECEMLETLNASHNQLQKVTEFLLTSKTKKLRDLNFAYNNLRIVERLPERFELLEKLQLQSNEIQLLTDNLFAITRQSLKYLNLSCNKLQILPPVVEEWTEQEFVLERLFVTSNNLDDRIFEVLKQAKHLKILYAAYNKITGIMDDCLKELKDLEELMLSGNLLQQLPDSVCNLRQLQVLRVHSNLLLFTPPLSKLTSLKVLDLAHNHLDHLDLISVVPQNLKYLDLSCNLQLQVDERQVQMCRTQRKWSLVDVSGKNRINLPTRKAEGHQKETCAANQQTHKPPWLLGFSETPGKCRKLLVTQLRECKFRNDEALLGMFVSTSSHVSAASKMAQMMPKLLQQERCVKENMGEYMKYTLLAAQQKLSDQPLVAAILCHISRENTRLKDMVRPQKTKRYILRVASIGNAGAYLIRRTSNVELVSKQNNSYLKMPSSALSLKDPCIAECVLGNDDEYLIICNQGIWSVLDVDRMAREIRKEENVVLAAKRVQDIAQSFGSNENLSVIVIRFKNIGTDVDYLIKELKQTVRRKPQTLTSNSALLPNVCKRACCDRNTNCRHRLGSTRQFAAIAARGSDRSSPSGQSDQALSLVNHKTDTDNEYILAHARVLEETTEMEMLDETDSVLSEEQFKCWEYMLEQNTQLLFDKELNTISKSFTKNRNSERKSTNRSPVERYDYKSNLLKSNTQKFISTSSPQLLYSEVKKPSITHNHNHQPTSQQQQVSFLSKHFGSSRSFGAAYNLFSDAKSRDSLASAVGYSKLGGGPNAAYFGSLQRLMPYNLEYDFAVTQERSFLDEDDDDLDEHEHRMRKYWGVATTEL; from the exons ATGATTAAAGctacgaaaattttaaaaaaaccttcagctgatttttataaatcaaaattaaaaatgaaaactaatgaaaaacttgatcaacagcaacaacctgTAAATGGATCCAGTGATTCTTCTGATCAACAGCAACCTTtgaaaagttttagtttaaaaggaaaTCAATTAAGTGGCAGTATATTAATTGGAAATTATAAT TATTTGACCCAATTGGAGGTGAGTGAAAACGAAATGGAAGTTTTGGATTTAAGTTCTTTGGCACAATTGGAGACCTTAAAGTGCAGTCATAATAAATTGTTGGAATTAATGTTGAATGGCAGTAATATAACATCATTGATTGCCGATTCTAATT GTCTTCATTCCATTAAAATATCACCTATTCCCAGTAAAATATATCATGTCGATATATCAAACAACTATTTCACCGAATTACCCAAATGGCTCAATGAGTGTGAAATGTTGGAAACGCTCAATGCTTCTCACAATCAATTACAAAAAGTAACTGAATTTCTGCTCACAAGTAAAACGAAAAAATTACGTGATCTTAATTTCGCCTACAACAATTTGAGGATTGTTGAAAGATTACCGGAACGTTTTGAATTACTGGAGAAGCTACAGTTGCAAAGTAATGAAATACAACTATTAACCGACAATTTATTTGCCATAACACGACAAtcgttgaaatatttaaatctgtcctgtaataaattacaaattttacctCCGGTGGTAGAGGAGTGGACGGAACAAGAATTTGTGCTGGAAAGATTGTTTGTGACCAGTAACAATTTAGATGATCGCATATTTGAGGTTTTAAAACAAGCCAagcatttaaagattttatatgcTGCTTACAATAAGATTACTGGAATAATGGATGACTGTTTAAAGGAATTAAAGGATCTGGAGGAGTTAATGTTGTCGGGCAATTTATTGCAACAATTGCCCGATAGTGTTTGCAATTTGAGACAATTGCAGGTTTTAAGGGTCCACTCAAATCTATTGCTGTTTACACCGCCCTTAAGCAAATTAACTTCTTTAAAGGTCTTGGACTTGGCACATAATCATTTAGATCATTTGGACTTGATAAGTGTAGTACctcaaaatcttaaatatttggATTTATCTTGTAATCTACAACTTCAGGTCGATGAAAGACAAGTGCAAATGTGTCGTACTCAAAGAAAATGGAGCTTGGTGGATGTATCGGGtaaaaatcgtataaatttaCCCACGAGAAAAGCAGAGGGTCATCAAAAAGAAACTTGTGCTGCAAATCAGCAAACACATAAACCACCCTGGTTGTTGGGGTTTTCGGAGACTCCGGGAAAATGTCGTAAACTTTTGGTTACCCAACTGAGAGAATGTAAATTTCGTAATGATGAGGCTTTACTAGGCATGTTTGTTAGTACATCCTCACATGTCTCAGCAGCTTCGAAAATGGCACAAATGATGCCCAAATTACTGCAGCAAGAGAGATGTGTTAAAGAGAATATGGGAGAGTATATGAAATATACACTGTTGGCGGCTCAGCAAAAGTTAAGCGATCAACCTTTAGTGGCCGCCATATTATGTCATATTTCCAGAGAAAATACTCGACTCAAAGATATGGTGAGACCCCAGAAAACAAAACGTTATATACTGAGAGTAGCCAGCATAGGTAATGCGGGAGCTTATTTGATTAGAAGAACTAGTAATGTGGAACtggtttcaaaacaaaataactcCTATTTGAAAATGCCTTCATCTGCTCTTAGTCTTAAAGATCCTTGTATTGCCGAGTGTGTGCTGGGAAACGATGATGAATATTTGATTATTTGCAATCAAGGCATATGGTCCGTTTTAGATGTCGATCGTATGGCTCGTGAAATACGTAAAGAGGAAAATGTGGTTTTGGCCGCCAAGCGAGTGCAAGATATTGCCCAAAGTTTTGGTTCCAATGAAAATCTTAGTGTAATCGTTATAAGATTCAAAAATATTGGCACAGATGTGGACTATCTAATAAAAGAACTTAAACAGACTGTGCGCCGAAAACCTCAAACATTGACAAGTAATTCGGCTTTACTGCCGAATGTCTGCAAACGGGCGTGTTGTGATCGTAATACAAATTGTCGTCATCGTTTGGGTTCTACACGTCAATTTGCTGCTATAGCAGCTCGAGGAAGTGATCGTTCTTCGCCCAGTGGTCAAAGTGATCAAGCTTTAAGTCTAGTAAATCATAAGACAGACACTGACAATGAATATATTTTAGCTCATGCCAGAGTTTTAGAAGAAACCACCGAAATGGAAATGTTAGATGAAACCGATTCAGTTTTATCCGAGGAACAATTTAAATGTTGGGAATATATGTTGGAACAAAATACCCAATTACTTTTTGACAAAGAACTGAATACCATATCTAAATCGTTTACCAAAAATCGTAATTCTGAACGTAAATCTACAAATCGTTCTCCGGTCGAACGTTATGATTACAAATCGAATTTATTGAAATCGAATACTCAAAAATTCATTTCCACCAGTTCTCCACAATTACTCTATTCGGAAGTTAAGAAACCCTCTATAACACACAATCACAACCATCAGCCCACCTCTCAGCAGCAACAAGTTTCGTTTCTTTCAAAACATTTCGGTAGTTCACGTTCATTCGGTGCtgcttataatttattttccgaTGCTAAAAGTCGTGACTCCTTGGCCAGTGCTGTGGGCTATTCAAAATTGGGTGGCGGTCCAAATGCTGCATATTTCGGCTCATTGCAACGTTTAATGCCATACAATTTGGAATATGATTTTGCTGTTACCCAGGAACGTTCATTTTTGGATGAGGACGATGATGACTTGGATGAGCATGAGCATCGTATGCGTAAATATTGGGGTGTTGCCACTACAGAgttgtaa